A single Lancefieldella parvula DSM 20469 DNA region contains:
- a CDS encoding helix-turn-helix domain-containing protein has translation MEQISNRLVGQCLRDLRKKQRLTQETVAERLAGDQAFVSKVESGERGVKLGEVYAFAEALGIEASELIEALRTYR, from the coding sequence ATGGAGCAGATATCTAACAGATTAGTAGGCCAGTGCCTTCGCGATTTACGAAAGAAGCAGCGTCTTACCCAAGAGACAGTTGCAGAGCGTCTTGCTGGAGATCAAGCATTTGTATCAAAAGTTGAATCGGGCGAACGTGGCGTTAAACTTGGAGAAGTTTATGCTTTTGCTGAAGCTTTAGGCATCGAAGCTTCTGAACTAATTGAAGCGTTGCGTACGTATCGATAG
- a CDS encoding TadE/TadG family type IV pilus assembly protein, which translates to MKKMKFLCCQKGQMFVETALVLPVVLVIALIAINLFKFADMCSKFDRVAADQIIAHGISSSHSTDGGTLENLTHKIKAALKCDDSCDIVVSSEGESEGIGNMVSVFSKYQVTLKYKPWPHTLRLPLVSLESPLYLTHTTSIVISPYKSGVVI; encoded by the coding sequence ATGAAAAAAATGAAATTCCTTTGTTGCCAAAAAGGACAGATGTTTGTTGAGACTGCATTGGTTCTTCCGGTTGTATTAGTGATTGCTCTAATTGCAATCAATCTATTTAAGTTTGCAGATATGTGCTCAAAGTTTGATCGTGTTGCGGCGGATCAAATTATTGCTCATGGAATTTCTTCCAGTCATTCCACGGATGGAGGAACGCTAGAAAACTTAACTCATAAAATAAAAGCTGCTCTTAAATGTGATGACAGTTGCGACATCGTTGTCTCATCGGAGGGAGAGAGTGAGGGGATTGGGAATATGGTCTCTGTTTTTTCTAAATATCAAGTAACGCTTAAGTACAAACCTTGGCCACATACTCTACGTCTTCCCCTAGTGTCACTAGAGTCTCCTTTGTATCTTACTCATACAACTTCAATTGTTATTAGTCCTTATAAGTCGGGAGTTGTGATTTGA
- a CDS encoding RDAC family protein, translated as MPKIVNFFDLIHLNERLAQQGLLSKVHLRDACGKQSLWIELPSDEKTDGREKTNDQELEKTKEQVEAFFAIKGMTVEFDLTGGKNFWIV; from the coding sequence ATGCCAAAAATCGTCAACTTTTTTGACCTCATTCATCTTAATGAAAGACTTGCTCAGCAGGGCCTTCTAAGCAAAGTTCACCTGCGCGACGCGTGTGGCAAGCAGTCTCTTTGGATAGAACTCCCCTCTGACGAGAAAACCGATGGACGCGAGAAAACCAACGATCAAGAGCTCGAAAAAACAAAAGAGCAAGTTGAAGCATTTTTTGCAATAAAGGGCATGACCGTTGAATTTGACCTCACTGGCGGAAAAAATTTCTGGATTGTATAA
- a CDS encoding YgiT-type zinc finger protein, with the protein MKEGVAMAIENYSVKICPRCGEKLFQDMRICYGCLLDFSGPSSLVCNLETSRNKKIANLPFIETDEYLLSEEVGEEWDKGLPPALFELDNSYSPVD; encoded by the coding sequence TTGAAAGAAGGAGTCGCTATGGCTATAGAAAACTACTCCGTAAAAATTTGCCCCAGATGCGGAGAAAAGCTGTTTCAGGACATGAGAATTTGTTACGGCTGCCTTCTAGACTTCAGCGGTCCAAGCTCGCTTGTATGCAATCTCGAAACATCAAGAAATAAAAAAATTGCTAACCTTCCCTTTATAGAGACTGACGAGTATTTGCTTTCTGAGGAAGTAGGAGAGGAGTGGGATAAAGGTTTACCACCCGCTTTGTTTGAACTTGATAATTCATACTCACCAGTAGATTGA
- a CDS encoding Flp family type IVb pilin, with protein MMFSNQFFRFIRGLKEDESGQGTTEYAILVGVLVVIAIVAIIAFKGKVSELWEAITSGINSL; from the coding sequence ATGATGTTCTCAAATCAATTTTTTAGGTTTATTCGAGGCTTAAAAGAGGATGAGTCTGGACAGGGAACTACAGAGTATGCAATCTTAGTTGGCGTACTTGTGGTTATTGCGATTGTCGCAATCATTGCTTTTAAGGGTAAAGTTTCTGAACTTTGGGAAGCAATTACTTCTGGAATTAATTCTCTATGA
- a CDS encoding type II secretion system F family protein encodes MIDLICSLAFALCIAIFVLVMPVNLDHCDVRCYYQHIIRSVKNFKRVNLRAKSEFTRKSCLREMPEMIDILILGLSSGLSFDSALDLYCLRESGELSKELSNAHMTWKLGANTREEALNQMAARVGVPSLKSFATVVNEALTFGTPLAEILDRQASVLRDEQRSLLETEIEKIPIKMLIPLGTLIVPAMLLAILGPLLGPAFSS; translated from the coding sequence GTGATAGATCTAATTTGTTCCTTAGCATTTGCATTATGCATAGCTATTTTCGTTTTAGTTATGCCTGTGAATTTAGATCATTGTGATGTTCGTTGTTATTATCAGCACATTATTAGAAGTGTGAAGAATTTCAAAAGAGTGAACCTTCGAGCAAAATCAGAGTTTACAAGAAAATCATGCCTACGCGAGATGCCAGAAATGATTGATATTTTGATTCTTGGACTGTCGTCAGGGTTATCTTTTGATTCGGCGCTAGATCTGTATTGTTTACGAGAATCTGGCGAACTGTCAAAAGAGCTTTCAAATGCTCATATGACTTGGAAGCTTGGAGCTAATACTCGCGAAGAAGCCCTAAATCAGATGGCAGCAAGAGTAGGGGTTCCATCGCTTAAAAGCTTTGCAACTGTTGTGAATGAGGCACTTACTTTTGGAACTCCTCTTGCGGAAATATTAGATAGACAAGCTTCAGTTCTTCGAGATGAGCAGCGCTCCTTGTTGGAAACAGAAATCGAAAAGATTCCAATTAAAATGCTCATTCCTTTAGGAACGCTTATTGTTCCAGCAATGTTACTTGCAATTTTAGGTCCTTTGCTTGGGCCTGCGTTTTCTTCTTAG
- a CDS encoding subtype A tannase, which produces MAFTRKEFLSLSALGVAGTLAACTPQARTSDNTNQPASNVDLEEFKSLKLDMTQWSYDEDNDCYYQLGIQYCTKPASKSVNTLSVFVPGKYFSGKKNGSTYECEVSEKAVVGSFTARTAPIVMPINTATLFPQSAPTSYAYEGLAPYLEAGFVYVYAGFRGRSAGYDSTTGSDELYAGGSPWPAVDFKAAIRYLRYNNELLPCNTSKIFVFGFAAGGGLSAVLGTSGDSSLYMPYLKAVGAATHSEKGEQLSDSIYGSASWCPATSYDLADAAYEWSAGQYADATDSRAEGVWTQPLSQDLAGAYASFVNNMDLLDSNDSKVSLDETNSGVYTAGSYADLLVNELKTSASNFIKDNAFPYTFTPQRLEEPTFPGDPNLATVRGTDNAAPATQQVQSTIYDTAEHYFDSLNSESIWVVYNLRRQSVELENLRGFSRALRSASLPVGAFDAPDRSTRANQLFGVGEQSTLHFDEQTANLIKKNLDTYMKLTDWKSSYANDWTSDLNKTDTLENDIPTRVDMFNPLYFTSASYKGYQSATVAPYWRINEGAQNTDTSICTSFNLGLSLKHFSGVSSVDYTLVWDKGHVLAERTGNATANLVSWIVSCASA; this is translated from the coding sequence ATGGCCTTCACGAGAAAAGAATTCTTGTCCCTTTCTGCTTTAGGAGTTGCAGGCACCTTAGCAGCATGTACTCCACAAGCAAGGACATCTGATAATACGAATCAACCTGCATCTAACGTGGACCTTGAAGAGTTTAAGTCACTTAAATTGGACATGACTCAGTGGAGTTATGATGAGGATAATGACTGCTATTATCAGCTGGGCATTCAGTACTGCACTAAGCCTGCAAGCAAGTCAGTGAACACGCTGTCAGTCTTTGTACCTGGAAAGTATTTCTCGGGAAAGAAGAATGGCTCTACGTACGAGTGTGAAGTGAGTGAGAAGGCTGTTGTCGGAAGCTTTACTGCGCGAACTGCACCTATTGTCATGCCTATTAACACGGCAACACTGTTCCCTCAGAGTGCACCTACGAGCTATGCATACGAAGGTCTTGCACCGTATCTTGAGGCTGGCTTTGTATATGTATATGCAGGTTTTCGCGGGAGAAGTGCGGGCTACGATTCAACCACAGGTTCGGACGAGCTTTATGCAGGCGGTTCTCCTTGGCCAGCAGTAGATTTTAAGGCTGCTATTAGGTATTTGCGCTACAACAATGAGTTGCTTCCTTGCAATACATCTAAGATTTTTGTGTTTGGCTTTGCAGCTGGTGGCGGCCTCAGCGCGGTGCTAGGAACCTCGGGAGATTCCTCGCTTTATATGCCATACCTTAAGGCAGTTGGTGCTGCTACACATAGCGAGAAGGGCGAGCAGCTTTCAGACTCAATTTACGGCAGTGCTTCATGGTGTCCTGCAACATCGTATGACCTTGCAGACGCAGCGTATGAGTGGTCAGCGGGTCAGTATGCAGATGCAACAGATTCTCGTGCTGAGGGCGTGTGGACGCAACCTCTCTCACAAGATCTTGCTGGCGCATATGCTTCATTTGTTAACAACATGGATCTTCTCGACAGCAATGATAGTAAGGTCAGTCTTGATGAGACTAACTCTGGTGTCTATACTGCCGGATCATATGCAGATCTTCTCGTCAACGAGCTTAAGACTTCTGCAAGTAACTTTATTAAGGATAATGCATTCCCGTATACTTTCACGCCTCAGCGTCTGGAAGAGCCTACTTTCCCTGGCGATCCAAATCTTGCAACAGTTCGTGGTACAGATAACGCGGCTCCTGCTACTCAGCAGGTTCAATCTACCATTTACGATACTGCTGAGCACTATTTTGATTCTTTGAACTCTGAATCAATTTGGGTTGTTTATAACCTTCGTCGTCAGAGCGTTGAACTTGAGAATTTGAGGGGTTTCTCGCGCGCTTTGAGAAGTGCATCACTTCCTGTTGGAGCTTTTGATGCTCCTGATAGAAGCACACGCGCAAATCAGCTTTTTGGTGTTGGCGAGCAAAGCACTCTGCATTTTGATGAGCAAACTGCTAACCTCATCAAAAAGAATCTGGATACCTATATGAAGCTTACTGATTGGAAGTCCAGCTACGCTAATGATTGGACCTCTGATCTGAATAAGACAGATACGCTTGAGAATGACATTCCAACACGTGTTGACATGTTTAATCCTCTGTATTTTACGAGCGCATCTTATAAGGGGTATCAGTCAGCAACGGTTGCTCCTTATTGGCGCATTAATGAGGGTGCCCAGAATACAGATACTTCAATTTGTACCTCGTTTAATCTGGGTTTGTCTTTGAAGCATTTTTCAGGTGTGAGTAGTGTTGATTACACACTTGTTTGGGATAAGGGTCACGTTCTTGCTGAGAGAACGGGCAATGCAACCGCCAACTTGGTGTCTTGGATTGTCTCGTGTGCGTCTGCTTAG
- a CDS encoding DUF2207 domain-containing protein translates to MYKISLRSSKMSQFVRIALCIMLLAVAFLIAPTKAFARDLSIDRVDIDATVQKDGTLHVVETRTFYFKGSYHGVYWNLPVGKNKYNGQNVEINITSVTVQDSQGSRQIYSKNSSGNSANSDEYYVPTQSSDMLNLKIYSAHDDESANITIEYDITNVVTNWSDTAELYWKFVSDGWDSESHNVTATIHLPVPSGQSIVAGDTVRAWGHGPLDANVEITKNAVVYKVPGVGTDEFAEARITFPTDWVSGLAPIQQNKLSSILSEEQAWADEANHKRELAKIQVALILYAPLVFAAITFVAAILLRIKYKKVMAPQFNDLYYRDVPSNDHPAVLSMLYNGEGIKGDALTATLMHLSDAKYISLNKTVNTNFLGMEKSDYCLTKVQDFQEDQPSFYPGSSLSNKIDSMAMRLIFDKAGESGAVNTTVTMKQIGKYASDHPEDFNKAYESWESPIKFSYAAKFETNKIPFHGKGILGALIAVDILVAAAAFFMGIVADVSIGNLLFNLLLLVIAGLIALINIGKFDLMNREGVETLAKTRALRKWLTEFTNLHEAIPTDVILWNRLLVMAVALGVADKVISQLKVAMPELLKDPQFMPVYSWYYYGNGMRVNAIDSVTKSVTAAHSVSTAALASSSSSSGGGFGGGFSGGGGGGFGGGGGGGGF, encoded by the coding sequence ATGTATAAAATCTCGCTTCGCTCTTCTAAAATGAGCCAGTTTGTAAGGATTGCACTTTGCATAATGCTGTTGGCTGTTGCGTTTCTAATTGCTCCAACAAAAGCATTTGCACGTGATCTTTCAATAGATAGGGTAGATATTGATGCGACGGTTCAAAAAGACGGAACGTTGCATGTTGTAGAAACTCGTACATTTTATTTTAAAGGAAGCTATCACGGTGTTTATTGGAATCTTCCAGTTGGAAAGAATAAATACAATGGACAGAACGTTGAAATAAATATCACTTCAGTTACTGTTCAAGATAGTCAAGGATCACGCCAGATTTATAGTAAAAACTCTAGTGGAAACAGCGCCAACTCAGATGAGTATTATGTTCCTACTCAATCAAGCGATATGTTGAATTTGAAAATTTATTCAGCACATGATGATGAATCTGCAAATATAACTATCGAGTATGACATTACTAATGTTGTAACAAATTGGTCTGATACTGCAGAGTTGTATTGGAAGTTTGTATCTGATGGTTGGGATTCAGAGTCTCATAATGTAACAGCTACCATCCATCTTCCGGTTCCTTCAGGTCAATCGATCGTTGCTGGAGATACTGTCCGTGCTTGGGGACACGGCCCGCTGGATGCAAACGTAGAAATTACTAAGAATGCAGTTGTTTACAAAGTTCCTGGTGTAGGAACTGACGAGTTCGCGGAAGCTCGTATTACGTTCCCAACAGATTGGGTTTCTGGGCTAGCTCCTATTCAGCAGAATAAATTAAGCAGCATTCTATCTGAGGAACAAGCATGGGCAGACGAAGCAAATCACAAGCGTGAGCTTGCAAAAATTCAGGTAGCCCTCATACTTTATGCGCCGTTAGTATTTGCAGCTATCACCTTTGTGGCAGCTATTCTGCTACGCATTAAATATAAAAAGGTCATGGCTCCTCAGTTTAATGACCTTTATTACAGGGACGTTCCATCTAATGATCATCCAGCAGTTCTTTCTATGCTTTATAACGGTGAGGGAATTAAGGGAGATGCTCTGACGGCAACTCTTATGCACCTTTCTGATGCAAAGTACATTAGTTTGAATAAGACAGTTAATACAAACTTCCTTGGTATGGAAAAGTCTGATTATTGTCTTACAAAGGTCCAAGACTTTCAGGAAGACCAGCCATCTTTCTATCCTGGTAGTTCTTTATCAAATAAGATTGATAGCATGGCTATGCGATTGATTTTCGATAAGGCCGGGGAATCTGGAGCGGTAAATACTACCGTTACTATGAAACAAATTGGCAAATATGCCTCTGATCATCCAGAAGATTTTAATAAGGCGTATGAGTCATGGGAGAGCCCTATTAAGTTTAGCTATGCTGCTAAGTTTGAAACAAATAAGATCCCATTCCATGGCAAGGGAATTCTTGGTGCTCTGATTGCTGTTGATATTCTTGTTGCAGCTGCTGCATTCTTTATGGGTATTGTGGCGGATGTTTCGATTGGTAATTTACTCTTTAATTTACTGCTTCTTGTTATTGCCGGTCTTATTGCGCTTATAAACATTGGTAAGTTTGATTTGATGAACAGAGAGGGTGTTGAGACGCTTGCTAAGACCCGTGCTCTAAGAAAGTGGCTTACTGAATTTACTAATCTTCATGAGGCAATTCCAACCGACGTTATTCTTTGGAATAGGCTTTTAGTTATGGCAGTCGCGCTTGGTGTGGCAGATAAGGTTATTAGTCAGTTGAAAGTTGCAATGCCCGAGTTGCTTAAGGATCCACAGTTTATGCCCGTTTATAGTTGGTATTACTATGGAAATGGCATGCGTGTTAATGCAATCGATAGCGTAACCAAGAGTGTTACAGCTGCTCATTCTGTCTCTACCGCGGCACTTGCTTCTTCTAGTTCAAGCTCTGGTGGCGGATTTGGTGGCGGCTTCTCCGGCGGAGGCGGCGGTGGCTTCGGCGGCGGAGGCGGCGGAGGCGGTTTTTAA
- a CDS encoding TadE/TadG family type IV pilus assembly protein, with amino-acid sequence MFSRFKQNAGQASVEAALLFPVILMIIALLVEPICILYTKTVMDGACAEGLRVATTSSDTELIESYIKRRLKAIPEIPLFHKGGDEDWNISIDKKENDVLIEITGHVAAMPPIGWCLFLAGQTDNQGIILKSSLSASTYPDWIEGSYADWIAFWKGQA; translated from the coding sequence ATGTTCTCTCGTTTTAAGCAGAATGCTGGCCAAGCGTCAGTAGAAGCTGCACTGTTATTCCCAGTTATTCTGATGATTATTGCATTGCTTGTGGAGCCTATCTGCATTCTCTATACAAAGACAGTTATGGATGGAGCCTGTGCAGAAGGATTAAGAGTAGCAACAACGTCTTCTGACACTGAGTTAATAGAGTCCTATATCAAACGCAGACTTAAAGCTATACCGGAAATACCTCTATTCCATAAGGGTGGAGATGAGGACTGGAACATCTCTATTGATAAAAAAGAAAACGACGTCTTGATTGAAATTACGGGTCATGTAGCAGCGATGCCGCCAATAGGCTGGTGTTTATTCCTTGCAGGTCAGACGGATAATCAGGGAATTATTTTGAAATCAAGTTTATCTGCTAGTACGTATCCAGATTGGATTGAGGGTTCTTATGCAGATTGGATTGCCTTTTGGAAAGGACAAGCATAG
- a CDS encoding type II secretion system F family protein, whose protein sequence is MDVIASTITGGAFGVIIYFLVRNGEEKIVSQASVRITGYVVQFFQFARNSIFMRSLLKWEPFYYVSMQLRNRFLYKYGITLVDDAFVLFFISGIAASILFGILFESVIGVLCGLFSLFLVPYFLYEHAKHQSALEIAHMMPSIFRTIAVALGSGLTLSQSIEYVSKHTEGVVSESFCIADMQIKCGFPIEEAIEDLAERLDAPGVNLLASALVISHRTGSPLKNLLQKTAELVELQEKNQRLIATKTAQVRLSARIVCLLPVVLLIILSLVSPDFQKGLFTPSGVICTVIAMIMDCIALLIIRSIMKGVMK, encoded by the coding sequence ATGGATGTCATTGCTTCCACAATCACAGGAGGTGCTTTTGGAGTAATTATCTATTTTCTTGTACGTAACGGTGAAGAAAAAATTGTCTCTCAAGCAAGCGTACGAATAACAGGCTATGTGGTTCAGTTTTTTCAATTTGCACGAAATAGTATTTTTATGCGGAGTTTGCTCAAATGGGAGCCTTTCTATTATGTATCAATGCAGTTACGCAATCGCTTTCTTTACAAATATGGGATCACTTTAGTCGATGACGCTTTCGTACTGTTTTTCATTAGTGGTATAGCTGCATCTATTCTGTTTGGCATTCTATTTGAGTCTGTAATCGGTGTACTTTGCGGTCTTTTCTCGTTATTTCTAGTTCCTTATTTTCTATATGAACATGCTAAGCATCAGTCTGCTTTAGAAATAGCTCATATGATGCCTTCGATTTTTAGGACTATTGCTGTTGCTCTTGGATCAGGTCTTACGCTTTCGCAATCTATTGAATATGTTAGTAAACATACAGAAGGTGTTGTATCGGAAAGTTTTTGTATTGCTGATATGCAAATTAAGTGCGGCTTTCCTATTGAAGAGGCTATTGAAGATTTGGCAGAGAGATTGGATGCTCCAGGTGTTAATTTGCTGGCTAGCGCCTTAGTAATTTCACATCGAACAGGCTCTCCGCTTAAGAATCTTTTACAAAAAACTGCTGAGTTGGTTGAATTACAAGAGAAGAATCAAAGACTTATAGCAACAAAGACTGCTCAAGTTAGATTATCTGCTCGAATTGTATGTCTTCTTCCAGTTGTTCTGTTGATCATTTTGTCACTAGTATCGCCAGACTTTCAAAAGGGCTTATTTACGCCATCAGGTGTTATATGCACGGTAATTGCAATGATCATGGACTGTATTGCTCTTTTGATTATTCGAAGCATTATGAAAGGAGTAATGAAGTGA